Part of the Novosphingobium sp. ZN18A2 genome, GGCGGCTTAACGGCGCCGCGAAAATGGCGCTCTACCAACTCCTTCCAGAGATTCGGCGGGGCCACCCCACGCTCTTCGCAGACCTTGGAGAAATGGGTTGTGCCGAAGCGCACATGCCGGATTTCGTCGTCAAGGATTCGTTGAAGGATTCTTGCGCTGGTCATGTCGCCCGCCGCGGTGAAGCGTTCGATCGTCAGTGGCGTTACGTCCAGCCCGCGTGCTTCCAGCACCATGGGCACGACGGCCAGCCGCGCGCCGACATCGTGCGCCGTTTCGCGCGCGGCATCCCACAATCCGTCATGCGCGGGCAGGGCGCCGTAATATGTGCCGAGCGTCACCAGCCTGCGGGCGAGGAGCGCATAGTGCATCGCTTCGTCCGCCGCGACCGAAAGGAAGTCGCTTGCGAAGGCGGGGCCGCGCTCTTCCCCGAAGCGGCCCACGATATCGAGCGCGAGGTCAATCGCCACGAACTCGATATGCGCAAGCGCATGGATCAGGGCGATGCGCCCGCGTTCGGACCCGCCCTTGCCGCGTTTGGGCATCCGGTTGGGCGCAAGCAGTTCGGGCCTGTCGGGCCTTGCGGGCACGTCCGGCATCGCAACGTCGAAGGCGAACGCCAGTCTTCCCGCCGCCCAGTCGCGGGCAACCGCGCGCGCGGCCATGGCCTTTTCGCGCGGGTCGGCGGTAAGCAGCGCGTCGCGGATCGCGCGCGCAAGCGTGGGGCGGGCGTCAGGCAACAGGTGCGCTCCGGTCAAAGCGCCTTCGCGGCGGCCAGCACCTCTTCGGCGTGGCCCTTTACCTTCACCTTGTTCCACACGCGCGCGATCTTCCCGTCCCTGTCCAGCAGATACGTGGTGCGCACCATGCCCATGTAGGTGCGGCCGTAGTTCTTCTTTTCGGTCCAGATGCCCAGCGCGTCGGACAGGCCGCCTTCTTCCGCATCGCTGGCGAGTGGTGCCGAAAGATCGTGCTTGGCGATGAATTTCTGGTGCTTTGCCGGCGGGTCCTTGCTGACGCCCAGAAGATGCACGCCGGCCTTGGCGAACTCCCCGGAAAGCGCGGAAAAGTCCTTGTTCTCGGTCGTGCAGCCGGGGGTATCGTCCTTCGGATAGAAGAAGATCACCGCCGGTTTTCCGGCAAGGTCCGACGGGCGGATGGTGCCGCCTTCGGGTGTGGTCATGGCGATATCGGGCATCGGATCGCCGATTCCGGCCTCAGTGCTCATGGCTGGTCCTCCAGTTGGGTTCCGAACGTGGCCGCCCAGGCGGCCGCAACCTCGCCGCGCGCGCCTTCTACGCTGGCGAGCAGCGAATTCCAGTCCTCGCAGCCGCAGACCTGCGCCACGATCTCGCGGCTCGCCTCGGGCGGATAGGCGCCATCGGGGGCGAACAGGCGCACGATTACCAGCAAGCGCGTAAGCAGGTCATGCGCGTCGCGCAGGGAGGCAGGCAGCAGGTCTGCCGCCACAAGCGCGGACACCGCCTCGCCCAGTTGCGGATGGAATGCGGTGCGTTCGCGCAGTTGCAGGAAGTGGACCAGGAATTCGAGGTCGACCAGCCCGCCGCGCGCCAGCTTCACGTCCAGCGGCCCCTTGGGCGGCTTGTGGCGCGCCATCTCGTCGCGCATGGCCAGAACGTCGGTGCGAAGCTTGTCCGCGTCGCGCGGGCTATCGAGGACGCGGGCGATGATCGCTTCCAGCTCCGCGCGGTCCCCGTCGGTGCCGAAAAGCACGCGCGCGCGGGTCAGCGCCATGTGCTCCCAGGTCCAGGCTTCTTCGCGCTGATAGCGTTCGAAGCTGTCGAGGCTGACCGCAATCGGCCCTTGCGCGCCCGACGGCCGCAGGCGTGCATCCACCTCGTAAAGCGCGCCCGCCGCGGTGGGCACGGAAAGCGCCGCGATCACCCGCTGCGACAACCGGTTGAAATAGAGCGTTGCGCCAAGCGGCCGCCGCCCGTCCGATTCGGCGGCAAACTCTCCGCTGAACAGGAAAATCAGGTCAAGGTCCGATGCGTGCGTCAGCGCCGCGCCGCCCAGCCGCCCCAGCCCCAGAATCATCAGCCGATTGCCCGGCACCGATCCGTGCGCCTGGGCGAATTCGCGGATCGCCGCTTCGCCCAGCACGCGGATCGCCGCTTCGGCAACGCGCGACAGGGCGGCGGCGATTTCCAGCGGATCGCGCCCTTCCACCAGTTGCACGCCCAGCGCGAAGCGCATTTCCCCCACCTGCTGGCGAACATTGTCGAGCGTGCGCTGGTAATCGTCATCCTTTTCCCCGCGCGCCAGTTCCGCCGCGATTTCGTTTACGCTGCCCGGCAGGTCGAAGGCGCTGCGGTCTATCAGGATGTCGATCAGGTCGGCGCGGCGCGCCAGTTCGTCCGCCAGCGTGGGCGCATGGGCGAGCACGCGCATGACGATCGCCAGCAGGCCCGGCCGCGCTTCCAGCAGGCGGAACACGTTGATCGCGCTGGGCAGGCCCGCCAGCAACTGTTCCCAGCGCAGCAGCGCGCGTTCGGGATCGGGCGCGTTGGCCAGCGCTTCCAGCAATTGCGGCCGCATCCGCCGGAACGCATCGCGCGCTTCGGACGAGCGCAACGCGCGATACTGCCCGCCGATCCAGCCGTCGATCCGCGCGGTCAGGGCCTCGGGATCGTCGAATCCCAGGTCGGCGAGTTCCTGTGTCAGCGGCTTGGCCGAAACCGGAACCGCGCCTTCGGGCGCATATGTCTCTATCAGCGCGTCGAAACGGCTGCCCACGGCTTCGGAAATGTCCGCCAGTTCCTCTACCAGCGCGGCGCCGTTCGCCAGCCCGTCAAGCTGCGCGACCGAATCGAGCGCTTCCGCGTCGGTCGGCAGGCTGTGGGTCTGCTGGTCGGATACCATCTGCAACCGGTGTTCGACCGTGCGCAGCCGGTCATAGCTTTCGCCCATCACGCGCGCGTCTTCCGCCCCGATCAACCCGGCGGCGGCCAGCGCATCCAGCGCCGCGCGCGTGCCGCGCTGGCGCAGCGAAGGGTCGCGTCCGCCGTGGATCAGCTGGTGCGTCTGCGCGAAGAATTCCACTTCGCGGATGCCGCCGCGCCCGCGCTTCAGGTCGTAACCGGGGCCAACCGCCTGCCCGCCCGAATAGTGGTCGCGGATGCGCGTGGTCAGCCGCCCGATTTCGGCGATCGCCCCGAAATCGAGGCTGCGCCGCCACACGAACGGGCGGATCGTGTCCAGAAAAGCCTGCCCCGCCTCTATATCCCCCGCCGCGGCGCGGGCGCGGATGAAGGCCGCGCGCTCCCACGCGAGGGCGGAGGATTCGTAATGCGTGATCGCCGCTTCGAACGGCAGCGCCAGCGGGCTGACTTCGCTGGCGGGTCGCAGGCGCAGGTCGACGCGGAAGACATAGCCTTCCGCCGTATGCGAAGAGAGCGTGCGGACCACGGCCCGCGCAACGCGCTGCGCGGCTTCGCCCGGTTCGTCACGGTCGCGCCGGGGCAGGCGTTCGGGATCGAACAGCAGGATCGGGTCGAGGTCGGACGAATAGTTCAGCTCGCCCGCGCCCTGCTTACCCAGCGCGATGGCGGAAAAGCCGGTCGGTTCGTCGTCGGGCGCGCGCTGGCGGATGCCGTCGTCTATCGCAAGGTCGAGCGCGCGATCGGCAAATGCGGTCAGCTCGCCCACCACGCGGGACAGCGGCAGCACGCCCGCCAGGTCACCGATGGCGACGGCAAGCGCCAGCGCCAGCCGCTCTCGCCGCAGGGCGATGCCCACGTCGTCTTCACCCTGTCCCGCCCGGTGCGCCGCGCCAAGTGCATCCTCGATCCGGCCGGCAGCCAGCAATTCCTCCAGTGCGGGAAGCCGGTCGAGCGCGCCGGACAGGAACGGGGAATGCGTTCTGGCGCGGGAAAGGGCATCGGGAAAGTCGGCTTTTGGCGCAGTGCTGGTCATCACGGAAAATGCGATGCCCGCTCCGCCCTGCGGGATCAACCCATCGCCTTGCGCGGAAAAGAAGGCTCTGCCACTGTCCGCGCATTGCCGCACCCCGTCCAGGGCGCGGGCGAACGATATCGACGGCCGGTACCGGCCGGAAAAGGGGACGCAGATCATGACTTTGAAGACAAGCGGCAGCGCGGTGCGTGCGCTGGTGCTGGCGATTGCCGGAACGGCGGCGCTGGGCGCCTGCGCAATGGTCCAGGCGCCGGAAATGGCCACCGCCGCCGCGCCGGCGACACCGGCAACGCAGGCCGCAACCGTTGCGGATGCCACGGCCTATCCGCAGGTTTCCGCGCCGCAGGTCGACGTGCCGCTGATGAAGGAGATGGTGAAGACGCTGGCCTCCGACGATTTCGAAGGCCGGGCGCCCAGCACCGATGCGGAACCGCGCGTGCTGAACTACATCATTTCGAAGTTTCAGCAGGCCGGGCTGAAGCCGGGCAACAACGGTAGCTGGCTGCAGGACGTGCCGACGGTGGAAATCACCGGCAGCGATTTCTCGCCGATGACCGTGACCGGCGGAACCTCGCCGATGACGTTCAGCTATGGCGACCAGTACGTGGCGGCCAGCTATCGCGTCACGCCGCATACGCAGGTGAAGGACAGCGACCTGGTCTTCGTGGGGTACGGCATCGTGGCGCCCGAGCTGGGCTGGAACGATTATGCCGGGATCGACATGAAGGGGAAAACCGCGGTTATCCTCGTCAACGATCCCGATTACCGGATGAAGGACGAGAACGGGCCGTTCAAGGGCCGCCGGATGACCTATTACGGCCGCTGGACCTATAAGTTCGAGGAAGCCGCGCGCCAGGGCGCGAGCGCGGCCATCATCGTGCACGACACCTTCCCGGCAGCCTATGGCTGGAACGTCGTCAACTCCAGCTGGAGCGGCGCGCAATACTATGTCCAGTCGGATAACGACGGCATGGACCAGACGGCCGCCAACGGCTGGGTCCAGCTTCCGGTCGCCAAACGGATTTTCGCGGCGGCCGGCAAGGATTTCGATGCCCTGTCCGAAGCGGCAAAGCACAAGGGTTTCCGCGCGGTGCCGCTGGGCGAGAAGGTGAGCTTCTCGTTCGATAACGCGATCCGCAAGTCGATGTCGCACAACGTCGTCGGTATCCTGCCGGGCGCGAAGCATCCCGGCCAGTACGTGCTCTATACCGCGCACTGGGACCACCTGGGCCATTGCACGCCCGACAAGACGGGTGACGGCATCTGCAACGGCGCGGTCGACAACGCGACCGGCGTCGCGGCGCTGGCCGCGCTTGCGGAAGCGAACAGGAAGGCCGGACCGGCCGATCGCAGCCAGGTCTTCATGGCGGTGACGCTTGAGGAATCGGGCCTGCTCGGCTCCGAATGGTATGCCACCCACCCGATCTACCCGCTGGCGAAGACCGTGGGCGGGGTGAACATGGATGCGCTGCTGCCCGCCGGCCGGGCGAAGGACTATTCCATGACCGGCGGCGACAAGTCGGACCTTACCGGATATTTCCGCCACGCCTTGCAGGCGATGGGCCTTTACGAGACGAAGGAAGACCATCCCGAGCGCGGCCATTATTACCGTTCGGACCATTTCAGCTTTGCCAAGCAGGGCGTGCCGATGTTCGACGTGGCGCGCGGAACGGACCTGTTCGATGGCGGAAACGCGGCAGGCGAAGCGGCGGCGGACGATTATGTGAACAACCGCTATCACCAGCCCAGCGACGAATATTCGCCCGACTGGAACTGGTCCGGCATTTCCGAGGATATCGAGATGTATTACCGCCTTGGCCGGATGCTGGCGATGACGGACGACTGGCCGAACTGGCACAAGGACGACGAATTCCGCAGCATCCGCGACAAGAGCCTGAAGAAGAACTGAGCGGATGAGCGACACCGTATGGCGGATGCCGCCCGAATGGCATCCGCAGGAATGGCTGTGGATCGGTTTTCCGCACGATGCGGACGAATGGCCCGATGTCATTGCGCGCGCGCAGGAACAGATCGCCGCCTTTGCGAACGCGGTTGCCGAAAGCGGGCAGGAGGTGCGGCTGATCGTGCGCGACGCGGCCAATCGCGCACGGGCGGAACGCCTCGTTTCGGGCGCGGTGCATCTGGAACAGCGCGTTTACGGGGACGTGTGGCTGCGCGATACCGGGCCGCTTGTCGTCCATGACGGCAAGGGCCAAACCGCCGCCCGCCTGTTCGGCTTCAACGGCTGGGGCGGCAAATACCTGATGGCAGGGGACGAGGCGATCGGCGCCGATCTGGCCGCCAGCGCCGGACTGGAGGCGGTTCGTTGCGACTGGGTTCTGGAAGGCGGGGCGCTGGATGGAGACGGGACGGGGCTGGTCGCCACGACGGAACAGTGCCTGCTGAATCCCAACCGCAATCCCCGGCTTTCGCGCGGCGATATAGAACGGCGGCTGGCGCGCGACCTTGGCTATGACCGGGTGCTGTGGCTGGGCGACGGGCTGATAAACGATCACACGGACGGCCACGTCGATAACCTGGCCCGGTTCGTCGCGCCGAACCGGCTGGCCTTGCCCGTAGCCACCGGGCCGGACGATCCCAATGCGGCGATCTATGCCGATGCCGCCGCACGCGCGCGCGATTTCGGCGTCGACGTGGTGCAGGTGCCGTCGCCCGGCCGGATCGAATGGGGCAATACGGTCCAGCCGGCCAGTTACATGAACTTCGTGGTGACGACGAATCTTGTGGTCGTGCCCACGTTCGGCACGCCGCACGACGATGAAGGCGTGGCCGCGATCGGCGCGCTCTTTCCCGGCCGGGCGTGCATCGGATTGCCGGGCGACGCGGTGCTGGCAGGCGGCGGCGGCTTCCATTGCGCCAGCCAGCAGATGCCGCGCGCGTGACCGTCGCGGATCGAACGGGATCATCGGGCGCTGCGCCATCCCGCGAACAGGGCCGGTTCGATGCAATCGTGCTGGGGGCCGGTGCCGCCGGATTGATGTGCGCGGCGCGCGCGGGCCAGCGCGGCCGCCGTGTGCTGCTGGTCGATCACGCGCCCGAAGCGGGCAGGAAGATACTGATATCGGGCGGCGGACGCTGCAATTTCACGAATATCCACACCGCGCCCGACCGCTATCTTTCGGCCAATCCGCATTTCTGCAAGTCGGCGCTCAGCCGCTATCGTCCGGACGACTTTGTTGCCCTGGTCGAACGATACGGCATCGCCTGGCATGAAAAGACGCTGGGCCAGCTGTTCTGCGATGGCTCCGCGCGGCAGGTCGTTGCCATGCTGCTCGAAGAATGCGCACGCGGCGGGGTGACGCTGCGGCTGGGCCAGCCGGCCGACACGATCGACCATGCGGACGGCCGGTTCCGGGTGTCGATCGGCGCGGACGTGGTGGAGGCGCCCCGGCTGGTGCTTGCCACCGGCGGGCCTTCGATCCCGAAGATGGGCGCAACCGGCTTCGCCTATGACGTGGCGCGACGCTTCGGTTTGAAGGTGGTGCAGCCGCGCCCGGCGCTGGTGCCCTTCACGTTGGGAGAGGAAGACGCGCTGTTCCGATCTCTTTCCGGGGTTTCCGCCGATGTCGAGGTGCGCTTCGGCAAAGTGCGCTTTCGGGAAGCGGCGCTGTTCACGCATCGCGGGCTGTCCGGGCCGGCGATGCTGCAGATATCGTCCTATTGGGATCACAAGGGCGCGATCCATGTCGATTTCCTGCCGGGGCGTGAGGGCGACTGGCTGGTGGCCGAAAAGGCCGCGCGTCCGCGTTCCTCGCTCCGCCGGACGCTGGCGGCGGCGCTTCCCGAGCGGCTGGCAGAGGCGCTGGCGGAGCGCATGGCGACGGACGGCGAGCTTGGCGGGATAACCGACAAGGCGCTGCGCCACGCGGCGGCAAGGCTGGCCGCATGGCCGTTCCGGCCCACCGGCACCGAAGGGTTCGCCAAGGCGGAAGTCACCGCCGGCGGCATCGCGACGGCGGGCCTGTCCTCTCGCACGATGGAAGCGAGGGGCGTGCCCGGCCTGTTTGCCATTGGAGAGGCGGTGGACGTTACCGGATGGCTGGGCGGCTACAATTTCCAGTGGGCCTGGGCGAGCGGCGTGGCGGCGGCGGAGGCGTTGTGATCGAAACGCCGCCCCAATCAGTGCACGCTGGCATTAGTCCTTCCGAAACCCGGCCCTGTTATTGCGGTTGCATGAAAGAACAAACGGATCGCGCCGGACGCAGGGTTGCCCTTGTCGCAGCCCGGATGACCGTGGACGGCAAGGCCATGCCGGTCACGATTG contains:
- a CDS encoding ferritin-like domain-containing protein; this encodes MPDARPTLARAIRDALLTADPREKAMAARAVARDWAAGRLAFAFDVAMPDVPARPDRPELLAPNRMPKRGKGGSERGRIALIHALAHIEFVAIDLALDIVGRFGEERGPAFASDFLSVAADEAMHYALLARRLVTLGTYYGALPAHDGLWDAARETAHDVGARLAVVPMVLEARGLDVTPLTIERFTAAGDMTSARILQRILDDEIRHVRFGTTHFSKVCEERGVAPPNLWKELVERHFRGAVKPPFNDSARQAAGLSREFTAVLAL
- a CDS encoding peroxiredoxin — protein: MSTEAGIGDPMPDIAMTTPEGGTIRPSDLAGKPAVIFFYPKDDTPGCTTENKDFSALSGEFAKAGVHLLGVSKDPPAKHQKFIAKHDLSAPLASDAEEGGLSDALGIWTEKKNYGRTYMGMVRTTYLLDRDGKIARVWNKVKVKGHAEEVLAAAKAL
- a CDS encoding bifunctional [glutamine synthetase] adenylyltransferase/[glutamine synthetase]-adenylyl-L-tyrosine phosphorylase; protein product: MTSTAPKADFPDALSRARTHSPFLSGALDRLPALEELLAAGRIEDALGAAHRAGQGEDDVGIALRRERLALALAVAIGDLAGVLPLSRVVGELTAFADRALDLAIDDGIRQRAPDDEPTGFSAIALGKQGAGELNYSSDLDPILLFDPERLPRRDRDEPGEAAQRVARAVVRTLSSHTAEGYVFRVDLRLRPASEVSPLALPFEAAITHYESSALAWERAAFIRARAAAGDIEAGQAFLDTIRPFVWRRSLDFGAIAEIGRLTTRIRDHYSGGQAVGPGYDLKRGRGGIREVEFFAQTHQLIHGGRDPSLRQRGTRAALDALAAAGLIGAEDARVMGESYDRLRTVEHRLQMVSDQQTHSLPTDAEALDSVAQLDGLANGAALVEELADISEAVGSRFDALIETYAPEGAVPVSAKPLTQELADLGFDDPEALTARIDGWIGGQYRALRSSEARDAFRRMRPQLLEALANAPDPERALLRWEQLLAGLPSAINVFRLLEARPGLLAIVMRVLAHAPTLADELARRADLIDILIDRSAFDLPGSVNEIAAELARGEKDDDYQRTLDNVRQQVGEMRFALGVQLVEGRDPLEIAAALSRVAEAAIRVLGEAAIREFAQAHGSVPGNRLMILGLGRLGGAALTHASDLDLIFLFSGEFAAESDGRRPLGATLYFNRLSQRVIAALSVPTAAGALYEVDARLRPSGAQGPIAVSLDSFERYQREEAWTWEHMALTRARVLFGTDGDRAELEAIIARVLDSPRDADKLRTDVLAMRDEMARHKPPKGPLDVKLARGGLVDLEFLVHFLQLRERTAFHPQLGEAVSALVAADLLPASLRDAHDLLTRLLVIVRLFAPDGAYPPEASREIVAQVCGCEDWNSLLASVEGARGEVAAAWAATFGTQLEDQP
- a CDS encoding M28 family metallopeptidase, producing the protein MTLKTSGSAVRALVLAIAGTAALGACAMVQAPEMATAAAPATPATQAATVADATAYPQVSAPQVDVPLMKEMVKTLASDDFEGRAPSTDAEPRVLNYIISKFQQAGLKPGNNGSWLQDVPTVEITGSDFSPMTVTGGTSPMTFSYGDQYVAASYRVTPHTQVKDSDLVFVGYGIVAPELGWNDYAGIDMKGKTAVILVNDPDYRMKDENGPFKGRRMTYYGRWTYKFEEAARQGASAAIIVHDTFPAAYGWNVVNSSWSGAQYYVQSDNDGMDQTAANGWVQLPVAKRIFAAAGKDFDALSEAAKHKGFRAVPLGEKVSFSFDNAIRKSMSHNVVGILPGAKHPGQYVLYTAHWDHLGHCTPDKTGDGICNGAVDNATGVAALAALAEANRKAGPADRSQVFMAVTLEESGLLGSEWYATHPIYPLAKTVGGVNMDALLPAGRAKDYSMTGGDKSDLTGYFRHALQAMGLYETKEDHPERGHYYRSDHFSFAKQGVPMFDVARGTDLFDGGNAAGEAAADDYVNNRYHQPSDEYSPDWNWSGISEDIEMYYRLGRMLAMTDDWPNWHKDDEFRSIRDKSLKKN
- a CDS encoding agmatine deiminase family protein; protein product: MSDTVWRMPPEWHPQEWLWIGFPHDADEWPDVIARAQEQIAAFANAVAESGQEVRLIVRDAANRARAERLVSGAVHLEQRVYGDVWLRDTGPLVVHDGKGQTAARLFGFNGWGGKYLMAGDEAIGADLAASAGLEAVRCDWVLEGGALDGDGTGLVATTEQCLLNPNRNPRLSRGDIERRLARDLGYDRVLWLGDGLINDHTDGHVDNLARFVAPNRLALPVATGPDDPNAAIYADAAARARDFGVDVVQVPSPGRIEWGNTVQPASYMNFVVTTNLVVVPTFGTPHDDEGVAAIGALFPGRACIGLPGDAVLAGGGGFHCASQQMPRA
- a CDS encoding NAD(P)/FAD-dependent oxidoreductase is translated as MTVADRTGSSGAAPSREQGRFDAIVLGAGAAGLMCAARAGQRGRRVLLVDHAPEAGRKILISGGGRCNFTNIHTAPDRYLSANPHFCKSALSRYRPDDFVALVERYGIAWHEKTLGQLFCDGSARQVVAMLLEECARGGVTLRLGQPADTIDHADGRFRVSIGADVVEAPRLVLATGGPSIPKMGATGFAYDVARRFGLKVVQPRPALVPFTLGEEDALFRSLSGVSADVEVRFGKVRFREAALFTHRGLSGPAMLQISSYWDHKGAIHVDFLPGREGDWLVAEKAARPRSSLRRTLAAALPERLAEALAERMATDGELGGITDKALRHAAARLAAWPFRPTGTEGFAKAEVTAGGIATAGLSSRTMEARGVPGLFAIGEAVDVTGWLGGYNFQWAWASGVAAAEAL